The nucleotide window GAGCGCGCGCTCGATTCGCCGGGCGATGGCCGCACGCGAAGCCGCGCCGTGCGCGACGCTTACATCCAGTTCGCACGCCATAACGTGGCAACGTACCGCCTGATGTTCGAGTTTCCGCAGACGCGACGCGACGACCCCGCCTATCGCGTAGCGTTCGAGCGCATGTGGGCGACGATTGCCGCGCACGTCGAAGTAATGATCGCCGAAGGTGTGCTGGAAGCCGACGCACCCATCCTCGGCCATCAGATCTGGGCGGCCTTGCATGGTGCGGTCATGCTCGAAATCGCCGGCATGCTTCCCGAAGGCTACGACGCCGCATCGCTGCACACGCGCACGGCCGGAACGCTTTTCGACGCAGCCAAGCCCAGGACCTGAAACCGCTACCTCCTGCTCCGGCGTATCCCCGACACCAGCACGTAGCTGATGATCATCAGCAACAACCACGCGCCCAGCTTGCTCAGGGGCACCACCGACCATCCGTGACGCTGCGCCGGATAACGCCAGGCGGCGGCAAACGTCCCGACGTTCTCGGCCAGCCAGATGAAAAGCGCCACCAGGACAAAGCCCAGCAGCAACGGCATGCGTCGGTGCACGTGTCGAATGCGGTAGTACACCCAGGTCCGCCCGAACAGAACCGCCAGCGCCACAAACAGCAGCCCGCGCATGTCCGGCAAGAAATGATGGGTGAAGAAGTTCACATAGATCGCGACGGCCAACCACGCGGTCGCCGCGAACGGCGGATGGTGCGTGAAGCGGAAATCGAACAGTCGCCAGGCCCGTGCGATATAGCTGCCCACCGCGCCGTACATGAACCCGGTGAAAAGCGGCACGCCACCGATGCGCAACACCGAGGCCTCCGGATACACCCAGGACCCCATCGCCGTCTTGAAGATCTCCATGATCGTGCCGACGACGTGGAAGCAGAAAATGACCCTGGCCTCTTCGACCGTCTCCAAACCCAGTGCGATCAGGCCCACTTGCAGCCCGAGGGCGGCAAGCACCAGGAAGTCGTAGCGCGCCAGCCAGGCGTCATCCGGGTACCAGACCCAGGTCGCCAGCAACAGGAAAAGCAGGCAGCCACCGAACAGGCAGGCCCGTGCCTGGCGGATGCCGAAACAGACGAACTCGTGCAGGAAGACCGCCCAGCGGCCTTGCCCTGCGGCCCATCCGGCCACACGTTCGTCCAGGGCCACCACCGGCGCCAGCCAGCGCGACGTGCTCACCCATAACGCTCCCGCCATCGTTCCCGCTCCCCGCCATCGAAGGTCCGCAGCGTGCGACCCGGGCCGGGCAAGGCCATGCCCTGTTGAGGCTGATTGCGGGCGGAACGGCCGCCAATTCGGGGCATGGACGTCACCGGAGCGACCCCACAAACGGCTATAATGCAGGGTTTGATACCCATGCAAAGCGCCTGACCCGTCCGCGGGCCAGCCAAACGCACGCCTCCGGAGGCTCCATGCAGTACATCTACACCATGAACGGGGTCAGCAAGATCGTTCCCCCGAAGCGCCATATCATCAAGGACATCTCCCTGTCCTTCTTCCCCGGCGCCAAGATCGGTCTGCTGGGCGTGAACGGCGCGGGCAAGTCCACGGTGCTGCGCATCATGGCTGGCGTCGACAAGGATTTTCAGGGTGAAGCCCGCCCGCAGCCGGGCGTCAAGATCGGTTACCTGGCGCAGGAGCCGGATCTGAACCCGGAGAAGACCGTCCGCGAAGCGGTGGAAGAAGGCGTGTCCGTCATTCTGGATGCCCAGAAGCGCCTCGAAGAGGTCTATGCCGCCTACGGTGAAGAAGGCGCGGACTTCGACAAGCTCGCCGCCGAGCAGCAGGAGCTGGAAAACATCCTCGCCGTGAACGACGCCCACGCGCTCGAGCGCCAGCTCGAAGTGGCCGCCGACGCGCTGCGCCTGCCGCCGTGGGACGCCAAGATCGGGCCGCTGTCCGGTGGTGAGAAGCGCCGCGTGGCGCTGTGCCGCCTGCTGCTGTCCAAGCCGGACATGCTGCTGCTCGACGAACCGACCAACCATCTGGACGCCGAGTCGGTGGACTGGCTGGAGCAGTTCCTCTCGAACTACCCGGGCACCGTCGTGGCCGTCACCCATGACCGCTACTTCCTCGACAACGCCGCCGAGTGGATCCTCGAGCTCGATCGCGGTCGCGGCATTCCGTGGAAGGGCAACTACACCGAGTGGCTGGAACAGAAGGACGCCCGCCTCAAGCAGGAAGCCTCGCAGGAAAAGTCCCGCCAAAAGGCCATCGAAAAGGAACTGGAGTGGGTGCGCTCGGCCGCCAAGGGCCGTCAGTCGAAGGGCAAGGCGCGCCTCAACCGTTTCGAGGAGCTGAACTCGGTCGAGTACCAGCGTCGCAACGAAACCAATGAAATCTTCATTCCGCCGGGCGAGCGCCTGGGCCAGGAAGTGATCGAGTTCAAGAACGTCACCAAGTCGTTCGGCGATCGCGTGCTGATCGAAGACCTGTCGTTCAAGATCCCGCCGGGCGCCATTGTCGGCGTGATCGGCCCGAACGGTGCCGGTAAATCCACGTTCATGAAGATGATCATGGGCAAGGAGCAGGCCGATTCGGGCGAAGTGAAGCTGGGCCACACGGTCAAGCTCGCCTATGTCGACCAGTCGCGTGACGCGCTCGATCCGAAGAACAACGTGTGGCAGGAAGTGTCCGGCGGTTCGGACATCCTGACCATCGGCACCTTCGAGATCCAGTCGCGCGCCTACATCGGCCGCTTCAACTTCAAGGGCACCGACCAGCAGAAGATCGTTGGCCAGCTGTCCGGTGGTGAACGCGGTCGCCTGCACATGGCCAAGACCCTGCTGCAGGGTGGCAACGTGCTGCTGCTCGACGAACCGTCAAACGACCTTGACGTCGAAACCTTGCGCGCCCTGGAAGACGCGCTGCTCGAGTTCCCGGGCTGCGCCGTGGTCATTTCGCATGATCGCTGGTTCCTGGACCGCATCGCCACGCACATCATCGCGTTCGAAGGCGACTCGCACGTCGAATTCTTCCCCGGCAACTACAACGAGTACGAAGCCGACAAGAAGCGCCGCCTGGGCGACGAAGCGTCCAAGCCGCACCGCGTGAAGTACAAGAAGCTGGCGTAAGCCCGCACCCTCCGACTCCCTTCCCTTCGGGGAAGGGAGTCGGAGCGAACGATCAAGCTGTCTTTCAAACTCGCGAGCCCGCGGC belongs to Dyella terrae and includes:
- a CDS encoding TetR/AcrR family transcriptional regulator — encoded protein: MPRALSELETEAFRERMCEAAARIYVEEGPAAVTMRRLAGELGVGTMTPYRYFDNKEDIITAVRTRGLNRCSEALERALDSPGDGRTRSRAVRDAYIQFARHNVATYRLMFEFPQTRRDDPAYRVAFERMWATIAAHVEVMIAEGVLEADAPILGHQIWAALHGAVMLEIAGMLPEGYDAASLHTRTAGTLFDAAKPRT
- the ettA gene encoding energy-dependent translational throttle protein EttA; its protein translation is MQYIYTMNGVSKIVPPKRHIIKDISLSFFPGAKIGLLGVNGAGKSTVLRIMAGVDKDFQGEARPQPGVKIGYLAQEPDLNPEKTVREAVEEGVSVILDAQKRLEEVYAAYGEEGADFDKLAAEQQELENILAVNDAHALERQLEVAADALRLPPWDAKIGPLSGGEKRRVALCRLLLSKPDMLLLDEPTNHLDAESVDWLEQFLSNYPGTVVAVTHDRYFLDNAAEWILELDRGRGIPWKGNYTEWLEQKDARLKQEASQEKSRQKAIEKELEWVRSAAKGRQSKGKARLNRFEELNSVEYQRRNETNEIFIPPGERLGQEVIEFKNVTKSFGDRVLIEDLSFKIPPGAIVGVIGPNGAGKSTFMKMIMGKEQADSGEVKLGHTVKLAYVDQSRDALDPKNNVWQEVSGGSDILTIGTFEIQSRAYIGRFNFKGTDQQKIVGQLSGGERGRLHMAKTLLQGGNVLLLDEPSNDLDVETLRALEDALLEFPGCAVVISHDRWFLDRIATHIIAFEGDSHVEFFPGNYNEYEADKKRRLGDEASKPHRVKYKKLA
- a CDS encoding DUF817 domain-containing protein produces the protein MSTSRWLAPVVALDERVAGWAAGQGRWAVFLHEFVCFGIRQARACLFGGCLLFLLLATWVWYPDDAWLARYDFLVLAALGLQVGLIALGLETVEEARVIFCFHVVGTIMEIFKTAMGSWVYPEASVLRIGGVPLFTGFMYGAVGSYIARAWRLFDFRFTHHPPFAATAWLAVAIYVNFFTHHFLPDMRGLLFVALAVLFGRTWVYYRIRHVHRRMPLLLGFVLVALFIWLAENVGTFAAAWRYPAQRHGWSVVPLSKLGAWLLLMIISYVLVSGIRRSRR